A region from the Aegilops tauschii subsp. strangulata cultivar AL8/78 chromosome 5, Aet v6.0, whole genome shotgun sequence genome encodes:
- the LOC141022845 gene encoding serine/threonine-protein phosphatase 7 long form homolog, with product MVKTYAHVYMWYVVSRTMFADGTGKNAPWMWLKALTVFDSKWSWGSATLAYLYRQLDDASCRHTGGIGGCLLALSIWSWERLPVGRPKTVKYEDWDDKDDPLRLPTWAYKWDVLNETTDDPSVMYKLYKSELDAITPEQVEWESYGKGESFGNPIEFRLNPMCIRDRDLWHMRCPLICNWAVELHLPHRVFRQFGLFQPHPPEWEDTDKLLHALDRKKQRKIKDWASHHRKYVVQFALSVEQARAGKRAQLREHCPIAFNNYLAWFLASTRVEVCQPAYAEEILEEPTVFDEVAQHQYNALVRKGNSVIPSAPMMNFVRAQIKKAADETETILETTPAGKSDGEGALREFIKRQGQKLRRLSNLFGCRDPEYVSPERSRSATPSDPASGQSHGEPFTDEDVGGVTQEVADDMTLGTYRARSAYELKPRRGINKYTPEDFTQRGKRTVGTSRMAALDDYLDDDVEPEAEPEPERVPLPRKVKKISVKRGGGPSKRGKH from the exons ATGGTGAAGACTTATGCTCATGTCTACATGTGGTACGTGGTATCGAGGACAATGTTTGCTGATGGCACAGgcaagaatgctccatggatgtggctgaaggcgttgaccgtcttcgatagcaaatggagttggggttcggcgacactagcttacttgtatcgacag ttggacgatgccagttgtaggcacactggaggtattggtggttgtctgctcgcactttccatatggagctgggagcgtttgccggttggacgacctaagaccgtgaagtacgaggattgggacgataaagacgacccactacggctccccacttgggcttacaagtgggatgtgttaAATGAGACGACGGATGATCCCTCTGTAATGTACAAGTTGTACAAGAGCGAGCTGGACGCAATCACGCCTGAGCAG GTGGAATGGGAGTCGTATGGAAAAGGAGAGAGTTTTGGTAACCCTATAGAGTTCAGGCTTAATCCGATGTGCATTAGGGATAGGGATCTCTGGCATATGcggtgcccactgatatgcaactgggcggttgagcttcacctgccacatcgggtgttccgccagtttggtttgttccagccacacccgccggaGTGGGAGGACACGGACAAGTTGCTACACGC GTTGGATAGGAAAAAGCAGCGGAAGATCAAGGATTGGGCCAGCCATCACAGGAAGTATGTCGTGCAGTTCGCTCTTAGTGTGGAGCAAGCAAGGGCTGGAAAACGAGCCCAGCTTCGTGAGCACTGCCCGATCGCGTTCAACAACTATCTCGCATGGTTTCTTGCAAGTACCCGCGTGGAGGTATGCCAGCCGGCGTATGCTGAGGAGATTCTGGAAGAACCCACCGTTTTTGATGAGGTAGCCCAGCACCAGTACAACGCACTAGTCAGGAAAGGCAACTCGGTGATCCCTTCAGCTCCAATGATGAACTTTGTG CGTGCCCAGATCAAGAAAGCAGCTGACGAGACCGAGACTATTCTGGAAACAACCCCGGCTGGCAAAAGCGATGGGGAAGGTGCACTTCGAGAATTCATTAAG CGCCAGGGCCAAAAGTTAAGGCGGCTATCAAACCTTTTCGGTTGTCGTGACCCCGAGTATGTATCACCAGAACGGTCTAGGTCGGCGACACCATCAGATCCCGCTTCGGGGCAGAGCCATGGTGAACCTTTCACGGATGAGGATGTGGGTGGGGTCACCCAAGAG GTTGCTGATGATATGACCTTGGGGACGTACCGGGCTCGGTCTGCATACGAGTTGAAGCCTAGGAGGGGAATCAACAAGTACACACCTGAAGACTTCACCCAAAGAGGCAAAAGGACGGTCGGCACCTCGCGGATGGCGGCTTTGGATGACTATTTGGATGACGATGTCGAACCGGAggcggagccggagccggagcgggTTCCTCTTCCTAGGAAGGTGAAGAAGATAAGCGTCAAGAGGGGGGGAGGACCCAGCAAGCGTGGAAAGCACTAG
- the LOC109756574 gene encoding uncharacterized protein — translation MAATTAAAAAATAAHLLTSPPLASPRPVPRRHRRTEAAARNLSCRASLGPDAPLPALAAPRPSPARGRTYLREHSCLLFPPPRGARPLAVVKFLGGAFIGAAPEATYGYLLELLAQEGFLVVCVPYNVTFDHAAAAREVFERFHGCYDALRASGLPEAGLGALDIAGLPLYSVGHSNGALLQLLVGSYFSEKIPKANAIVSFNNRPASEAVPYFEQIGPLINQLTPMMETSPVYSVARDASGNAWKALFDLAGGLIREYDQEAMVSVSKFVDQLPSVMNQVTEGVSEFKPTPPENREFCKNSYSVANTLLVKFSVDAIDDTDIIEDILRPRVDSIGGQIKKVVLSGTHLTPCIQDVKWQVGSEYTPADALAQGLKSLALNETRVLSRTIADYFRSL, via the exons ATGGctgcgacgacggcggcggcggcggctgctactgcggctcacctcctcacctccccaCCTCTCGCGTCTCCACGGCCCGTACCTCGCCGTCACCGCCGCACCGAGGCCGCCGCCAGGAACCTCTCCTGCCGCGCGTCGCTGGGCCCCGACGCCCCCCTACCCGCGCTCGCCGCCCCCAGGCCGTCGCCCGCTCGGGGGAGGACGTACCTGCGGGAGCACTCCTGCCTCCTCTTCCCGCCCCCGCGCGGCGCCCGCCCGCTCGCCGTCGTCAAGTTCCTCGGCGGCGCCTTCATCGGCGCCGCCCCCGAGGCCACCTACGG CTACCTGCTGGAGCTCCTGGCGCAGGAGGGGTTCCTCGTGGTGTGCGTCCCGTACAACGTCACCTTCGACCACGCGGCCGCCGCGCGGGAGGTCTTCGAGAGGTTCCACGGCTGCTACGACGCGCTCCGAGCGTCGGGCCTGCCGGAGGCCGGGCTAGGCGCCCTGGACATCGCGGGGCTCCCGCTCTACTCCGTTGGTCACAG TAATGGCGCGCTGCTTCAGCTGTTGGTTGGGAGCTACTTCTCAGAAAAGATACCAAAG GCTAATGCCATTGTCTCATTCAACAATAGGCCCGCTTCAGAGGCTGTTCCTTACTTTGAGCAG ATAGGCCCCCTCATTAATCAACTAACGCCTATGATGGAGACATCACCTGTATACTCTGTGGCAAGAGATGCATCAG GGAATGCGTGGAAGGCCCTATTTGATTTAGCTGGAGGTTTGATACGGGAGTACGATCAAGAAGCTATGGTATCTGTAAGCAAATTTGTCGATCAGTTACCATCAGTAATGAATCAG GTTACAGAAGGTGTATCTGAATTCAAACCAACACCACCTGAGAACCGTGAATTCTGCAAGAATTCTTACAGTGTAGCTAATACATTATTG GTGAAATTCAGCGTTGATGCTATTGATGATACAGACATAATTGAGGACATCTTGAGACCCCGGGTAGACTCAATTGGTGGACAAATAAAGAAGGTCGTACTGTCAGGAACACATCTAACTCCGTGTATACAG GATGTTAAATGGCAGGTTGGTTCAGAATACACTCCAGCGGATGCTCTGGCGCAGGGCTTAAAATCATTGGCTCTCAATGAGACTAGGGTCCTCTCAAGAACTATCGCTGACTACTTCAGATCCCTTTAG